The DNA region CATTGCTCAAGTTCACTTCCCTTTTCAACATTACAGACAACAGTTTCCCTTTTTAAGTCAACTACATATGCAGGTGCTCAGTATGCCAAACTTAACCTGCCTTCCACCATCATGTATATAGATTAAATGTACGCACGTGCAGCAATGTTATGACGACCATGAGGCAAATTGACAAGCTCATCCCTCAGTGAGGTAATCAAGACCCAAGAGTGGCTCCTCAcaatcacaaaacacaaaattacaAACATATTAGTGAAATGCGTGGCTTAAACCCCGCTCCCCTGGTTGTTTCCTGATGTAAACTTCATGAATAACTTCAGTTGAAAATAATGATCTTACATGACAGTCGTTACAGTGTCTGTTTCATATGCAAATAAACTAAAAACACGGTACAGACAATTTGCAGTGTTCCTTTCACTTATTATTCATCAGTGTCTTTGTCAAACTTAACTCACGGTGGCGCTATACACCAGCCTTAAGATGGTTTAATGCATCTGTCCTCTGGTGTGGACGCATATTCTTGTGCTCTTGTGTCTAGAAAGGGACGGTCACCCAGGAATCGCGGTTGGTGTTCGTGTTTTGTGGTTAAACTGACGTTGTTCGCTTTATTCTTCAGCCTGTTAGGAACTGAACGTTGTGATGGAGCCGAAAATGTTCTTATTTCGAACGCGCGGGTTctatttcctcctcctttttttgcATGCCGCATATGGAGACATTAGCTATTCTTTTCCCGAGGAGATGAAGCGAGGATCAGTTATTGGAAATATGGCCAAGGATCTCGGGCTGGAAACGCGTGCGCTCTCTAACAGGAGAGCCCGTATTGACACCGACGGGACTGATAAACGTTACTGTGACATCAACCTGAATAACGGAGAGCTGATAGTTGCCGACAGGATTGACCGAGAGGGGCTTTGTGGAGAAAAGGCTTCGTGCATCCTGAAACACGAGCTCGTGTTGGAGAACCCTCTCGAGCTTCATCGGATAACTCTTCACATTCAAGATGTCAATGATAACTCCCCGCAATTTAAAGAAGAAATGATAAGTATAGAAATtcaagagtctgcagacaggggAGCTCGTTTTGTGATCGAGGAGGCGCACGATGCGGATGTAGGACAGAATTCAGTTCAGCAGTACAGCCTTAAAAAGAATGAGAATTTCATTTTGGCTGCTAGTGGAAACACAATAGAGCTTGTTCTTGACAAAGAGCTTGATCGTGAACAACAGCGGGAGATCAATTTGCTGCTTACAGCTTTGGATGGTGGCTCTCCTCAGAGATCAGGTACAGTCGTCATACACGTCACTGTGCTGGATGCTAATGATAACGCCCCAGTGTTCAGCCAGGCCGTTTATAAAGCCAGTCTGCCTGAAAACGCTCCTGTAGACACTGTGGTGGTCACAGTGAGCGCCACTGATGCAGACGAGGGGGTCAATGGAGATGTGACTTATGAATTTGGACATGTTACTGATGATGTGAAGAAAGTATTTAGTATTGACCGTAAATTGGGTGAGATCAGAGTAATTGGCGCTGTTGATTATGAAACAACCACATCATTTGAAATACGCATTAAAGCAAAAGATGGATTAGGTCTATCATCTTATGCTAAGACAATAATTTCCATCACTGATGTGAATGACAACGCCCCTGTAATCAATTTGAAATCACTGACGAATCCCATACCAGAGGACACCCCGTCTGGTACAGAGGTGGGCATCATTAACGTGCAGGACAGAGACTCTGAGCGCAACAGACAGGTGCGCTGCTCCATTCAGCAAAATGTTCCTTTTAAGTTGGTTCCCTCTATTAAAAACTATTATTCTCTGGTGAGCACAGGACAACTGGACCGTGAACTAGTGTCTGATTACAACATTACAATCACTGCCACTGACGAGggctctccacctctgtcctcctctaaaAGTGTTCAGTTATCTGTAGCAGACATCAACGACAACCCACCTGTGTTTGAGGAGCAGTCGTACAGCGCATAtgtgagtgaaaacaacaaacctggCTCCACTTTATGTTCCGTTAGTGCTCGAGACCCCGACTGGAGACAGAACGGGACAGTGATTTATTCTCTGTTAGCTGGTGAGGTGGGCGGTGCCCCGGTGTCCACCTATGTGTCTGTGAACGGAGACACGGGGGTGATCCACGCTGTGAGGTCGTTTGATTATGAACAGCTGAGGAGTTTTAAAGTGCACGTGATGGCCAGAGACAAcggttctcctcctctgagcagcaacGTGACCGTCAGTGTGTTCATATCGGATGTGAACGACAACTCTCCTCAGATCCTGTACCCCGCCCCGGAGGGCAACTCGTTCATGACCGAGCTGGTCCCCAAAGCTGCACACGGAGGCTCTCTGGTGTCCAAAGTGATCGCGGTGGACGCGGACTCCGGCCAGAACGCCTGGCTGTCCTATCAGATAGTCAAATCCACTGATCCCGGACTTTTCACTATCGGTGTCCACAGCGGAGAGATCAGGACACAGCGGGACATTTCTGAATCTGACAGCATGAAACAGAACCTGATTGTGTCAGTGAAAGATAACGGacagccctctctgtctgccacgTGCTCCATGTATTTACTTATTTCTGATAACTTGGCTGAGGTGCCAGAACTGAAGGACATTTCTTATGATGAGAAGAATTCCAAACTGACCTCTTATCTGATCATCGCTCTGGTGTCAGTGTCCACCTTTtttctgaccttcatcatcatcatcctgggtGTGAGGTTTTGTCGCAGGAGAAAGCCCAGACTGTTGTTTGATGGAGCAGTCGCCATCCCGAGCGCGTATCTGCCTCCTAATTACGCAGATGTTGACGGCACAGGAACTTTACGCAGCACTTACAATTATGACGCCTACCTGACAACAGGATCTCGAACCAGTGACTTTAAGTTTGTTTCCTCTTACAATGACAACACACTGCCTGCTGACCAGACTCTGAGGAAAGATCCAGTAGACTTTGCTGAAGCGTTTGGAGACTGTAATGATTCTCCCGAGGTAGGCGCATGTTATTTATCATATGTGCCAAATGTGTAGAACATCTGGCTTATtttgctttacacacacacacacacacacacacacacacacacacacacacacacacacacacacacacacacacacacacacacacacacacacacacacacacacacacacacacacacacacacacacacacacacatttttcattcacaaaaGAGGAACCTAAAGTGTGACTCACGTTCAGGCAGCTCTGGATTAGAAGTTTCATTTCCACATCAGTTCCACGAACTGTTTCATTGATTTGAGACCGATGATTGCACTTTCACACATTATTGGCCATTGGGAGCCATAAATGGTCTTTGGTTCAATGCTCAAAGATACCTGAGCTTACTCTAATTAACAAGCAATTATACAGTTTTTCTGCATACGTTCTTTAATTAGGTTCTGAAATTTAAAATTAACTCAGATCCGTTGATTTTGTCCACTTTCTGAAGACTGGATGTTCAGGCAGCAGACATGTATTACCTGtatttgattgtgtgtgtatttgattgtgtgtgtgtgtgtgtgtgtgtgtgtgtgtgtgtgtgtgtgtgtgtgtgtgtgtgtgtgtgtgtgtgtgtgtgtgtgtgttgtattccATGTGTTGTggtgacataaatctgttttaaatTTTAGAATGAAAACTGTAGTGGTTTTGGTTGGCGTGCagaaaattaatgtaagtctatgtaatgtcacCATAAAttatgaatctgtgtgtgtgcgtgcgtgtgtgcgtgcatgctttaatgtgtgtgtataaggagatgtatgtgcacatgtacagAAGACTGAGGGTTAATGCACGTACCCAGCTGATGATCTTTACTCCGAGGCAGGCATGTcttacacatgcacatgcgcCTGCACGCACACGCAGGAACACCCCAAATGTCATCACTCTCCAAAAACTGCCCCTCTCTCTAAAAACAAGCAGTACACACGCAGTCATGGACAATTATaggtgcacacagacacagaggataTATACAGTTTCTGCTC from Chaetodon trifascialis isolate fChaTrf1 chromosome 5, fChaTrf1.hap1, whole genome shotgun sequence includes:
- the LOC139331585 gene encoding protocadherin gamma-A11-like isoform X49, producing MEPKMFLFRTRGFYFLLLFLHAAYGDISYSFPEEMKRGSVIGNMAKDLGLETRALSNRRARIDTDGTDKRYCDINLNNGELIVADRIDREGLCGEKASCILKHELVLENPLELHRITLHIQDVNDNSPQFKEEMISIEIQESADRGARFVIEEAHDADVGQNSVQQYSLKKNENFILAASGNTIELVLDKELDREQQREINLLLTALDGGSPQRSGTVVIHVTVLDANDNAPVFSQAVYKASLPENAPVDTVVVTVSATDADEGVNGDVTYEFGHVTDDVKKVFSIDRKLGEIRVIGAVDYETTTSFEIRIKAKDGLGLSSYAKTIISITDVNDNAPVINLKSLTNPIPEDTPSGTEVGIINVQDRDSERNRQVRCSIQQNVPFKLVPSIKNYYSLVSTGQLDRELVSDYNITITATDEGSPPLSSSKSVQLSVADINDNPPVFEEQSYSAYVSENNKPGSTLCSVSARDPDWRQNGTVIYSLLAGEVGGAPVSTYVSVNGDTGVIHAVRSFDYEQLRSFKVHVMARDNGSPPLSSNVTVSVFISDVNDNSPQILYPAPEGNSFMTELVPKAAHGGSLVSKVIAVDADSGQNAWLSYQIVKSTDPGLFTIGVHSGEIRTQRDISESDSMKQNLIVSVKDNGQPSLSATCSMYLLISDNLAEVPELKDISYDEKNSKLTSYLIIALVSVSTFFLTFIIIILGVRFCRRRKPRLLFDGAVAIPSAYLPPNYADVDGTGTLRSTYNYDAYLTTGSRTSDFKFVSSYNDNTLPADQTLRKDPVDFAEAFGDCNDSPEQKPPNNDWRFTQGQRPGPSGATGGPEVAMGTGPWPQPPTEAEQLQALMAAANEVSEATATLGPGTMGLSTRYSPQFTLQHVPDYRQNVYIPGSTATLTSNPQQQQATAQQATQQALPPPQASAQPEPPKAAQTPASKKKSTKKEKK
- the LOC139331585 gene encoding protocadherin gamma-A11-like isoform X28; amino-acid sequence: MEPKMFLFRTRGFYFLLLFLHAAYGDISYSFPEEMKRGSVIGNMAKDLGLETRALSNRRARIDTDGTDKRYCDINLNNGELIVADRIDREGLCGEKASCILKHELVLENPLELHRITLHIQDVNDNSPQFKEEMISIEIQESADRGARFVIEEAHDADVGQNSVQQYSLKKNENFILAASGNTIELVLDKELDREQQREINLLLTALDGGSPQRSGTVVIHVTVLDANDNAPVFSQAVYKASLPENAPVDTVVVTVSATDADEGVNGDVTYEFGHVTDDVKKVFSIDRKLGEIRVIGAVDYETTTSFEIRIKAKDGLGLSSYAKTIISITDVNDNAPVINLKSLTNPIPEDTPSGTEVGIINVQDRDSERNRQVRCSIQQNVPFKLVPSIKNYYSLVSTGQLDRELVSDYNITITATDEGSPPLSSSKSVQLSVADINDNPPVFEEQSYSAYVSENNKPGSTLCSVSARDPDWRQNGTVIYSLLAGEVGGAPVSTYVSVNGDTGVIHAVRSFDYEQLRSFKVHVMARDNGSPPLSSNVTVSVFISDVNDNSPQILYPAPEGNSFMTELVPKAAHGGSLVSKVIAVDADSGQNAWLSYQIVKSTDPGLFTIGVHSGEIRTQRDISESDSMKQNLIVSVKDNGQPSLSATCSMYLLISDNLAEVPELKDISYDEKNSKLTSYLIIALVSVSTFFLTFIIIILGVRFCRRRKPRLLFDGAVAIPSAYLPPNYADVDGTGTLRSTYNYDAYLTTGSRTSDFKFVSSYNDNTLPADQTLRKDPVDFAEAFGDCNDSPEQKPPNNDWRFTQGQRPGPSGPHMPYGTHIRWTPKSGTRATGGPEVAMGTGPWPQPPTEAEQLQALMAAANEVSEATATLGPGTMGLSTRYSPQFTLQHVPDYRQNVYIPGSTATLTSNPQQQQATAQQATQQALPPPQASAQPEPPKAAQTPASKKKSTKKEKK